The following coding sequences lie in one Rutidosis leptorrhynchoides isolate AG116_Rl617_1_P2 chromosome 4, CSIRO_AGI_Rlap_v1, whole genome shotgun sequence genomic window:
- the LOC139845638 gene encoding glycosyltransferase BC10-like, with amino-acid sequence MQLRLVTLEEGKNPTFNSIRITNQSKGNFPMRLLGFMLLFLCIGVGFSIINMFKIRYLGTQNISQGAHTLIQSCSQDPNSLQDWIEPPSTYMHTLDDNELFWRASFVPQIKDYPFKRSPKIAFMFLTRGPLPMAPLWEKFFKGNEELYSIYVHTMPTYRANYSSSSVFYKKHIPSQVVEWGMMNMCDAERRLLANALLDISNEWFVLLSEACIPLQSFNVIYSYISRSEFSFMGAFDEPGPYGRGRYDANMLPEITIDQWRKGSQWFEANRKLAIDIIKDLKYYPKFERFCRPDCYVDEHYFPTMLTIQSPNLLANRTLTYVDWSRGGAHPATFGKDDMSAEFFRKIQQDHTCSYNSQPTSVCFLFARKFAPNALDLLLQNSTQFFGY; translated from the exons ATGCAGTTGAGACTAGTTACACTAGAAGAAGGCAAAAATCCCACATTCAATTCCATCAGAATCACAAATCAATCTAAGGGTAATTTTCCTATGAGATTACTAGGATTTATGTTATTGTTTCTTTGTATTGGTGTCGGCTTTTCGATCATAAACATGTTCAAGATCCGATATTTAGGCACACAAAATATTAGTCAAGGTGCACACACCTTGATACAATCTTGTTCTCAAGACCCTAATAGTTTACAAGATTGGATTGAACCTCCAtcaacttatatgcatacattggaCGATAACGAGCTGTTTTGGAGAGCTTCGTTTGTTCCTCAAATTAAAGATTATCCTTTTAAAAGATCTCCTAAGATTGCATTCATGTTCTTGACAAGAGGACCTTTACCAATGGCACCACTTTGGGAGAAGTTTTTTAAAGGGAATGAAGAACTTTATTCCATTTATGTTCATACCATGCCTACGTATCGCGCAAATTATTCATCCTCTTCGGTTTTTTATAAGAAGCATATTCCTAGCCAG GTGGTGGAATGGGGAATGATGAATATGTGTGACGCCGAAAGAAGACTTTTAGCAAACGCGTTGCTCGATATCTCAAATGAATGGTTTGTACTATTATCGGAAGCCTGCATACCTCTTCAAAGTTTTAACGTTATCTATAGTTACATATCAAGATCAGAGTTCAGCTTCATGGGTGCATTTGATGAGCCTGGCCCGTATGGTAGGGGACGATATGATGCAAACATGTTACCAGAAATCACCATTGATCAATGGCGAAAAGGGTCTCAATGGTTTGAAGCTAATCGAAAACTAGCAATAGATATCATAAAAGATCTAAAATATTATCCAAAATTCGAGCGGTTTTGCAGACCAGATTGTTATGTCGACGAGCATTATTTCCCGACCATGCTCACCATTCAGTCGCCAAATTTATTAGCGAATAGGACACTTACCTACGTCGATTGGTCTAGAGGCGGTGCTCATCCAGCTACATTTGGGAAGGATGATATGTCAGCTGAATTTTTCAGAAAAATTCAGCAAGATCATACCTGTTCTTACAATAGTCAGCCAACTTCAGTTTGCTTTCTTTTTGCAAGGAAGTTTGCTCCTAATGCCTTAGATCTACTACTACAAAACTCCACACAATTTTTTGGCTACTGA
- the LOC139845639 gene encoding IAA-amino acid hydrolase ILR1-like 4 isoform X1, with the protein MDFSKWVFVIFILKSQFSIGVSVISSDFLNLAKKDEVFNWMVGIRRKIHENPELGYQEFETSKLVRQELDKLGVSYKYPVAVTGVVGYIGSGEPPFVAIRADMDALPMQEMVEWEHKSKVPGKMHACGHDAHVSMLLGAAKILKDHTHLLKGTVVLVFQPAEEGGGGAIRVVDSGVLENVKAIFGLHVSPALRLGQVSSKSGTLLAGSGFFEAVITGKGGHAAIPHHSIDPILAASNIVVSLQHLVSREADPLDSQVVTVAKFQGGGAFNVIPDSVSIGGTFRAFSKQSFMQFKHRIEEVIIAQAIVQRCNATVEFSSKDKPFYPVTINDDKLHKHFQSVGRDVVGASNVLNMLPLMGSEDFSVYQEVIPGYFYFLGMMNESNTKPAFAHSPFFEINEDILPFGAAMHASLVANYLNEIQQSQLDEKHHDEL; encoded by the exons ATGGATTTTTCGAAATGGGTTTTTGTTATTTTTATACTTAAATCCCAATTCTCGATTGGGGTATCTGTAATTTCAAGTGATTTTCTTAATCTTGCTAAAAAAGATGAGGTTTTTAATTGGATGGTGGGGATTAGAAGAAAGATACATGAGAATCCTGAATTGGGTTATCAAGAATTTGAAACAAGTAAACTTGTAAGACAAGAATTAGATAAATTGGGTGTTAGTTATAAGTATCCAGTGGCTGTTACAGGTGTAGTTGGTTATATAGGATCTGGTGAGCCTCCTTTTGTTGCTATTAGGGCAGATATGGATGCTCTTCCCATGCAG GAAATGGTGGAATGGGAACACAAGAGTAAAGTTCCTGGAAAGATGCATGCTTGTGGTCATGATGCTCATGTCAGTATGCTTCTTGGGGCAGCTAAAATTCTCAAAGACCATACCCATCTTTTAAAG GGGACGGTAGTTCTCGTTTTCCAACCAGCTGAGGAAGGCGGTGGAGGGGCAATACGCGTAGTCGATAGCGGTGTTCTCGAGAACGTGAAAGCGATATTTGGTCTACATGTATCTCCAGCTTTACGTCTAGGTCAAGTGTCGTCTAAATCCGGTACTCTTTTGGCTGGAAGTGGTTTTTTTGAAGCCGTCATAACCGGAAAAGGCGGTCATGCAGCCATTCCTCACCATTCAATTGACCCTATTTTAGCAGCTTCTAACATTGTTGTTAGTTTACAACATCTTGTGTCACGAGAAGCTGATCCTCTTGATTCTCAG GTAGTCACCGTTGCTAAGTTTCAAGGAGGTGGTGCTTTCAATGTCATTCCAGATTCAGTCTCCATTGGAGGTACCTTTCGAGCTTTTTCAAAACAAAGTTTCATGCAATTTAAACACCGAATTGAGGAG GTTATTATTGCGCAAGCCATAGTACAGAGGTGTAATGCAACGGTGGAATTTTCATCAAAGGACAAACCTTTTTATCCCGTCACTATAAACGACGACAAATTGCACAAGCATTTCCAAAGTGTCGGAAGGGACGTTGTTGGTGCTTCTAATGTTTTAAACATGTTACCGTTAATGGGATCAGAGGATTTTTCGGTTTACCAAGAGGTAATACCTGGTTATTTCTATTTTCTTGGAATGATGAATGAATCGAATACAAAACCTGCATTTGCTCATTCTCCATTTTTTGAAATTAATGAAGATATACTTCCTTTTGGTGCTGCTATGCATGCTTCTCTAGTTGCTAACTACCTTAACGAAATTCAACAATCTCAGTTGGACGAAAAACACCATGACGAACTGTAA
- the LOC139845639 gene encoding IAA-amino acid hydrolase ILR1-like 4 isoform X2 → MDFSKWVFVIFILKSQFSIGVSVISSDFLNLAKKDEVFNWMVGIRRKIHENPELGYQEFETSKLVRQELDKLGVSYKYPVAVTGVVGYIGSGEPPFVAIRADMDALPMQEMVEWEHKSKVPGKMHACGHDAHVSMLLGAAKILKDHTHLLKGTVVLVFQPAEEGGGGAIRVVDSGVLENVKAIFGLHVSPALRLGQVSSKSGTLLAGSGFFEAVITGKGGHAAIPHHSIDPILAASNIVVSLQHLVSREADPLDSQVVTVAKFQGGGAFNVIPDSVSIGGTFRAFSKQSFMQFKHRIEEVIIAQAIVQRCNATVEFSSKDKPFYPVTINDDKLHKHFQSVGRDVVGASNVLNMLPLMGSEDFSVYQEIYFLLVLLCMLL, encoded by the exons ATGGATTTTTCGAAATGGGTTTTTGTTATTTTTATACTTAAATCCCAATTCTCGATTGGGGTATCTGTAATTTCAAGTGATTTTCTTAATCTTGCTAAAAAAGATGAGGTTTTTAATTGGATGGTGGGGATTAGAAGAAAGATACATGAGAATCCTGAATTGGGTTATCAAGAATTTGAAACAAGTAAACTTGTAAGACAAGAATTAGATAAATTGGGTGTTAGTTATAAGTATCCAGTGGCTGTTACAGGTGTAGTTGGTTATATAGGATCTGGTGAGCCTCCTTTTGTTGCTATTAGGGCAGATATGGATGCTCTTCCCATGCAG GAAATGGTGGAATGGGAACACAAGAGTAAAGTTCCTGGAAAGATGCATGCTTGTGGTCATGATGCTCATGTCAGTATGCTTCTTGGGGCAGCTAAAATTCTCAAAGACCATACCCATCTTTTAAAG GGGACGGTAGTTCTCGTTTTCCAACCAGCTGAGGAAGGCGGTGGAGGGGCAATACGCGTAGTCGATAGCGGTGTTCTCGAGAACGTGAAAGCGATATTTGGTCTACATGTATCTCCAGCTTTACGTCTAGGTCAAGTGTCGTCTAAATCCGGTACTCTTTTGGCTGGAAGTGGTTTTTTTGAAGCCGTCATAACCGGAAAAGGCGGTCATGCAGCCATTCCTCACCATTCAATTGACCCTATTTTAGCAGCTTCTAACATTGTTGTTAGTTTACAACATCTTGTGTCACGAGAAGCTGATCCTCTTGATTCTCAG GTAGTCACCGTTGCTAAGTTTCAAGGAGGTGGTGCTTTCAATGTCATTCCAGATTCAGTCTCCATTGGAGGTACCTTTCGAGCTTTTTCAAAACAAAGTTTCATGCAATTTAAACACCGAATTGAGGAG GTTATTATTGCGCAAGCCATAGTACAGAGGTGTAATGCAACGGTGGAATTTTCATCAAAGGACAAACCTTTTTATCCCGTCACTATAAACGACGACAAATTGCACAAGCATTTCCAAAGTGTCGGAAGGGACGTTGTTGGTGCTTCTAATGTTTTAAACATGTTACCGTTAATGGGATCAGAGGATTTTTCGGTTTACCAAGAG ATATACTTCCTTTTGGTGCTGCTATGCATGCTTCTCTAG
- the LOC139845641 gene encoding large ribosomal subunit protein eL28y-like, with translation MATVPGQLIWEIVKKNNCFLVKEFGNNTQSVQFSKEPNNLYNLNSYKHSGLANKKTVTIQPAGKDQSILLATTKTKKQAKPASLLHKSVMKKEFNRMAKAVVNQVANNYYRPDLKKAALARLSVVNRSLKVAKSGAKKKNRQATRIYGRK, from the exons ATGGCGACAGTACCAGGACAGCTGATTTGGGAGATCGTGAAGAAGAACAACTGTTTTCTTGTAAAGGAGTTTGGAAACAACACTCAGAGTGTTCAATTTAGCAAAGAACCAAACAACCTTTACAACCTTAACTCGTACAAACACTCTG GACTTGCCAACAAGAAGACGGTTACCATTCAGCCCGCTGGAAAGGACCAATCGATTTTGCTAGCAACTACCAAGACCAAGAAACAAGCAAAACCTGCAAGTCTGCTTCACAAATCTGTCATGAAAAAGGAGTTCAACCGTATGGCTAAGGCAGTCGTCAACCAG GTTGCTAACAACTACTATAGGCCTGATTTGAAGAAGGCAGCTCTTGCAAGATTGAGCGTTGTGAACAGGAGCCTCAAGGTTGCAAAATCTGGTGCCAAGAAGAAGAACAGACAGGCTACAAGAATTTATGGTAGGAAATGA